The genomic region ACATCCTCCCGGCGAGCGTTCATCTTCATCCCCACCCGCCCTTCCGCCCGGATGGCGCCTTCCATGAGCATGGCGATGTTTTCGATCTTGCGCCGCTTCCAGGGGTCGGCCCAGGCCGCTTTGTTGGCGATCAGCTGGGTGTTCGATTCCAGCAGGACCTGCGCGATCCGCAGGTTGTTCGCTCGCAACGACGAGCCCGTTTCCGTCACCTCGACGATCGCGTCGACCAGCTCGGGGCACTTTACTTCGGTGGCGCCCCAGGAGAACTCGACTTCGGCGTTCACGCCGTGTTCAGCGAGCCACTTTCGGGTGATGTTCACGACTTCCGTCGCGATCCGCTTCCCTTCGAGGTCGTACACCGAGTTGATGTCGGAATCCTCAGGTACAGCCAGGACCCAGCGCACGGGGCGCATGCTCCGCTTGGAGTAGACGAGGTCGGACACGGTCACGACCTGCGCGTCGGTCTCAATCACCCAGTCCTTGCCGGTGATGCCGGCATCGAACACGCCCTCCTCGACGTATCGCGCCATTTCCTGGGCACGGACGAGCATGGCGGACAGTTCGTCGTCGTCGATCGAGGGGACGTAGGCGCGGTCGCCGATCCGAAAGTGGAAGCTGGCCTTGCTGAGCAGTTCGAAGGTGGCATCCTGGAGGCTCCCTTTGGGGAGCCCGAGCCGCAACACGGGATTACCGGAAGCGGAAAGCGGGCGGGCGCTCCGTTCGGTCTTGTACGAAGTGGACATGGGTACGTGTGAATACGAAGGCGAAAAACGTGGAGTGCGGGGCTTATTCGAATCGAGTCGCGAGCGCCTCGGCGGCCGGCGGGGCCGTACGGAACGTGTGGGCGATCACCTCCATCTGGCGAAGGAACTCCCGCTTCTCATACCCCGGCGCGAAGATCATTCCATCGATCAGGTAGTTGCGCCCGGACTCCTGGTCGTAAAAAGCGTACGTCACGAACGAGCCGCCCATGCCCATTTGCAAGGTCCGGCCATCGGAGTCGAGCACCATCTGCCAGAGGCCGCGGGTTTCGAAGCCGTACCGATCGAGGAAGTTGATGTTTTCGGTGACCAGCGGCCGGCGACGGTCGATTTCGACGTAGCCGGCCTCGGTGCCTTGCATGTACTGCCGCGTGAGCGAGTCGCGCCGGGCATAGATCCACTCCGCCGACAGATCGGAAGGCTGGCCGTTTTCTTCGTAATAAACAAACAGGCTGCGCCAGGTCTCCGAGGAGATGACGCGGCGGAGCCACACGAAGTTGGTCGTGTCGACGGCGACGAAGTAGTCGTGCTGCCCGTTCACGGCGAACCCGTGTTTCTCCATGAGGCGTTCTTCGATTTCGGCCTGCCGGCCTTTTTGGAACATCTCGATCGTCAGCCGTTCCCGGGTAATCTTGTTGAATACATACAGCAGGTCCTCGGACTTGGCCCGGATCGCCGCGGCGACGCTGTCGGGGGTGGCGGCTGCGATATAGACGACTAGCTGGTCGCGTCGCCAGAGGTCTTCGCGGGAAACGACGGCGCTTTCGCCGGAGTCGATGAGGCCCTGCACGCCCTCCCCGAACCGGGCCTGGAGGAAGCGCGCCTCGGCGGTCGTGTCGCTGAGGGGGGCGACGATGACCACGTTTTTCTGCCGTTTCATCTGCTCGAACATGAGGTCCGTGCGGATGGAAATCTGTTGGATGTCAAACGCCGGCTCGGGTGCGGGCAGGGTATAGATGGGCCCGCCGAGCGTCTCGCGGATAGCATCGCCGATCGGGCCAATCCATTGGACCGAGTCGATCGCGATGGTGATCTTCCCTTCCGGTCCAGCGGCCAGCGGGCGGTGGTCATCGGAGATGTTGATGTTGCAGCCGCCGGCCACCGCGGTCATCAGCAGCAGCAAGGGCGCGGCGAACGTGCGTACAAACGGGCGAAGGTAGGGCATATCGCATTTCGGCGGAGTGTGCATGGTCCTAATGTAGGAGGTGGCGCTCAGGTTTCCGAATCGCCGTATTTAAGGGCGTGGACGAAGCGTCGGACGGCATCGAGGCGGGCCTCCGGCGCCAGCGAGACATCCGCCCAGGTGCGGTCGGTCATCTCGATCAGCGCCGAGCCAATGATGAAACCGTCCGTATGGGCCGACAGCCGCATCGCGTCCGCGTGGGTGCGGATGCCGAAGCCGACCATCAGCGGGTTGCGGGTCACGAGCCGGCGGGCGCGTTCGAGGTAGGCCTGGACGGCGTCCATCCCACCGATCTGCGTTCCGGTGAGCCCGGTCATCGACACGGCATAAACGAATCCGCGCGAAGCGGCGTCGACCGCGGCGATCCGGGTGTCGGAGGAGTTGGGGGCGATGAGGCTGATGAGGTCCAGCCCCTGCGCACGGGCCTCGGCATCGACGATCTCCCGTTCCTCCGGGGGAAGGTCCGGCAGGATGAGCCCCTGTACTCCTGAAGAGCGCGCATCCCGGCAAAAGTTGCTGACGCCATAGCGAAGGACGGGGTTGATGTACCCCATCAGCACGAGTGGCGTCTGGCTGGTGCGGCGGAAGGCTTCGACGAGGCGGAAGGCATCACTCATGCGGATGCCCTGCTTGAGGGCGCGTTCGCTGGATCGCTGGATGGGGAGCCCTTCGGCGAGCGGGTCGCTGAAGGGCATGCCGAGCTCGATGAAGTCGGCGCCGGCTTCATCGGCGGCCTGGAGGATGGGCAACGTCGCGTTGCGCTCCGGGAAGCCGTTGGTCAGAAACAGCCCCATGGCTTTTTCGCCCCGGGCGCCGGCGGCCTCGATCGCCGAGCGGAGGGTGGTGGATGCGTGCATGCGATGGAGGTCCAGACTTATGCGGTGAACAGATGGGTGGCGATGGTTTCCATGTCTTTGTCGCCCCTCCCGGAGCAGTTCAGGACGATGATCTGGTCGCGGCCCATGCCGGGGGCGATCCGGTCGAGCGCGGCGACGGCGTGGGCGGTTTCGAGGGCGGGGATGATGCCTTCGGACTCGGCCAGGAGGCGCACGCCGGCCAGCGCCTCGGCGTCGGTGACGGCGTGGTATGTCACGCGGCGTAGATCCTTGAGGTAGGCATGTTCAGGCCCAACGCCCGGGTAGTCGAGTCCGGCCGAGATCGAGTGCGCGATCTCTACCTGGCCCTCGGAATCCTGCAGCAGGTAGCTCATCGCGCCGTGCAACACGCCGGGCGAGCCGGCCGTGAGGGTGGCGGCATGCCGGCCATCCAGCCCTTCGCCGGCGGCCTCGGCGCCGTGCAGCGCCACGCCGGCGTCGTCGATGAACGGGTAGAAGATGCCCATCGCATTCGAGCCGCCGCCAACGCAGGCGACGACCGCGTCGGGTGTTTCGCGGCCCTCGCGGTCGCGCAGTTGCCGGCGGGTCTCGTCCCCGATCACGCGGTGGAAGTTGCGCACCATCATCGGATAGGGGTGGGGGCCCACGACGGATCCAATGATGTAAAACGTATCGGCGACGTTCGTCACCCAGTCCCGGATCGCCTCGTTTGTGGCGTCTTTGAGCGTCTGGCTCCCGCTGGTCACGGGGCGCACCTCCGCCCCCAGCAGCCGCATGCGGTGGACGTTTAGCCGCTGGCGGGCGGTGTCCTCGGCGCCCATGTACACCACACACGGCATCCCGAACTTCGCGCAGACGGTGGCCGTGGCCACGCCGTGCTGGCCGGCGCCGGTTTCGGCGATGATCCGCGTCTTGCCCATCCGCCGAGCGAGGAGGATCTGGCCGATGGTGTTGTTGACTTTATGGGCGCCCGTGTGGCAGAGATCCTCGCGTTTCAGGTAGATCTTCGGCCCGCCGAACCGTTCCGTCAGCCGTTCGGCGAACGTGAGCGGCGTCGGCCGACCGACGTAGTCATGCAGCAGCCTATGATACGTCTCCATAAACTCCTGGTCGTTCGACGCCTCGGCGTAGGCGCGCTTCAGCTCCTCCAGCGCCGGGATGAGGATCTCGGGCACGTAGGTGCCGCCGTACGGGCCGAAGTGGCCGTCGGCGCCCGGGGCGGCGTAAGGTAGTGCGTCTATCGTTGGGGTGGGCATGACGGGTGCGTGCTCAGGTGGATGACGAGGCGTTGATGCCGTCGAGGGTTTCGAAGAGGTCGGCCAACTTGTCGAAGTCTTTTATGCCCGGGGCGAATTCGACGCCGCTGGAGAGGTCGATGCCGAAGGGATGCACCCGTTGGATGACCTCGCGGACGTTGCCGGCATGGAGCCCGCCGGCGACGAACAGGTTGAACGAGGCGCTCAGCTCGGCCGCGACGTTCCAGTCGAACGCCTGCCCCGTACCCCCGCGGAGGCCGGCCTTCGCGGTGTCGAGCAGGAAGGCGGAGACGTGGGGCTGGAACGCCTCCATCTGCCGGCGCAGGGCGTCAGGGGTCGTGTCGGGGCGGACGTGCAGGGTCTTGATCACCGGGAGGTCGATCTGCCGGCAGTGGTCGACGCTCTCGTCGCCGCTGAGCTGGATCATCGTAAACCCCGCCTTTGCGGCCGCGGCGTGGATCTCAGCCGGCGTGGCGTCCACGAAGACGCCCACGGAGGTGATTCCGTAGAGCCAGCCGATGATCTCGGCCGCGCCGGCCGGTGAGATATACCGAGGGCTGGGGGGATGTTGGATAAATCCGAGGTAATCCACGCCGGCGCCGGCGCAGTAGCGCGCGTCGGCGAGGGTGGTGATACCGCAGATTTTGACGCGGGTTCGCATGGCGCTACGGATCAGGTTGATGACGCGAGCAGGGCGCGGAGGCCGGCGCGCACCTCGGCGAGCCGGGCGCCGGGGTCGGCGGCGCGCATGAACGACTCGCCGATGAGGGCGGCGTCGCAGCCGTGCCGGCGGACGAAGGCGAGGTCCTCTGCCGTCTCGATCCCACTTTCGGAGACCCGGACGACCGAGGCCGGCGCCGACGCGAAGACACGGGCCGAATGGCCGAGGTCGACTTCAAACGTCCGCAGGTCGCGGTTGTTTACGCCGAGGATGCGGA from Rhodothermales bacterium harbors:
- the hisG gene encoding ATP phosphoribosyltransferase; protein product: MSTSYKTERSARPLSASGNPVLRLGLPKGSLQDATFELLSKASFHFRIGDRAYVPSIDDDELSAMLVRAQEMARYVEEGVFDAGITGKDWVIETDAQVVTVSDLVYSKRSMRPVRWVLAVPEDSDINSVYDLEGKRIATEVVNITRKWLAEHGVNAEVEFSWGATEVKCPELVDAIVEVTETGSSLRANNLRIAQVLLESNTQLIANKAAWADPWKRRKIENIAMLMEGAIRAEGRVGMKMNARREDV
- a CDS encoding DUF4837 family protein, whose translation is MPYLRPFVRTFAAPLLLLMTAVAGGCNINISDDHRPLAAGPEGKITIAIDSVQWIGPIGDAIRETLGGPIYTLPAPEPAFDIQQISIRTDLMFEQMKRQKNVVIVAPLSDTTAEARFLQARFGEGVQGLIDSGESAVVSREDLWRRDQLVVYIAAATPDSVAAAIRAKSEDLLYVFNKITRERLTIEMFQKGRQAEIEERLMEKHGFAVNGQHDYFVAVDTTNFVWLRRVISSETWRSLFVYYEENGQPSDLSAEWIYARRDSLTRQYMQGTEAGYVEIDRRRPLVTENINFLDRYGFETRGLWQMVLDSDGRTLQMGMGGSFVTYAFYDQESGRNYLIDGMIFAPGYEKREFLRQMEVIAHTFRTAPPAAEALATRFE
- the trpA gene encoding tryptophan synthase subunit alpha; protein product: MHASTTLRSAIEAAGARGEKAMGLFLTNGFPERNATLPILQAADEAGADFIELGMPFSDPLAEGLPIQRSSERALKQGIRMSDAFRLVEAFRRTSQTPLVLMGYINPVLRYGVSNFCRDARSSGVQGLILPDLPPEEREIVDAEARAQGLDLISLIAPNSSDTRIAAVDAASRGFVYAVSMTGLTGTQIGGMDAVQAYLERARRLVTRNPLMVGFGIRTHADAMRLSAHTDGFIIGSALIEMTDRTWADVSLAPEARLDAVRRFVHALKYGDSET
- the trpB gene encoding tryptophan synthase subunit beta produces the protein MPTPTIDALPYAAPGADGHFGPYGGTYVPEILIPALEELKRAYAEASNDQEFMETYHRLLHDYVGRPTPLTFAERLTERFGGPKIYLKREDLCHTGAHKVNNTIGQILLARRMGKTRIIAETGAGQHGVATATVCAKFGMPCVVYMGAEDTARQRLNVHRMRLLGAEVRPVTSGSQTLKDATNEAIRDWVTNVADTFYIIGSVVGPHPYPMMVRNFHRVIGDETRRQLRDREGRETPDAVVACVGGGSNAMGIFYPFIDDAGVALHGAEAAGEGLDGRHAATLTAGSPGVLHGAMSYLLQDSEGQVEIAHSISAGLDYPGVGPEHAYLKDLRRVTYHAVTDAEALAGVRLLAESEGIIPALETAHAVAALDRIAPGMGRDQIIVLNCSGRGDKDMETIATHLFTA
- a CDS encoding phosphoribosylanthranilate isomerase, with translation MRTRVKICGITTLADARYCAGAGVDYLGFIQHPPSPRYISPAGAAEIIGWLYGITSVGVFVDATPAEIHAAAAKAGFTMIQLSGDESVDHCRQIDLPVIKTLHVRPDTTPDALRRQMEAFQPHVSAFLLDTAKAGLRGGTGQAFDWNVAAELSASFNLFVAGGLHAGNVREVIQRVHPFGIDLSSGVEFAPGIKDFDKLADLFETLDGINASSST